The DNA region GGAGGTGCTCTCCCCGGATTTCGGCCCCACGGGGCTTTGCGCCTGGGCCGAGGCCCGGGGGACCATCCCTTATGAGGTGGCGGTGCACCTTTCCCGGAGGCTTCCCAGGGTTTATCGCTACGGGGAGGAGGTGCGGGAGGTTCTAAACTAAAGGGGTGCAGGCGGTGCGCCTTTTCCAGGGCTACCTCTGGCATCCCCGGGGGCTTGCCCTGGACCCCATGGGCCTCCTTCCCCAGGAGGTGGAAGGGGCCAGGCTTCTCCTGGACGAGGTGCCGCCCCCCACGCCCTTCTTTGAGGACGGCACCCCCACCCACACCCAGCGCTTCTACCAGCTCACCCTTCTCCTCCTCACCGAGGAGGCACCCGAGGCCTTGAAGCCCGTGGCCCAGGCCCTGGCCCCCATCCTTCAGGGGATGTTGGAGGGGCTTCCCCGGGAGGTGGGCTGGCTTCTTTTGGAGGACCTGCGCCCCCTCTAGCCCTTGCGGAGGAGAAAGGCCAGGAGGAGGGAGGCCCCACCCAGGGCAAAGGCCAGAAGGCTTTCCCTCCTAAGGGCCAACCCCTTGGGCCTTAGGGGCTTTAGGATTCCGGTTTCGTAGGCCCTCACTTGGTCCCGGGGGTCTTCCGCCAGAAGGTCCACCACCGGGGGGCTTCCCGGGGGGGCCCCCAGGGTCCAGGGGCCCCCTTCGGGGCTGGTGGGTCGCAGGTACCAGGGGGCAAAGGGATCAAAGAGGCCCACGGCCCCGTAGTAACCGTAAGGCCCCGGGGGAAGCCCGGTGTCCACCGCCACCCAGTCCCCTTCCCGCCACACCCTCAGGGGCGTCCGTTCCCCGGTGGGGGTGCGCTTTTCCCCGCCAAACCCCGTGAGGACATAGGCCGCCTCAAAGCCCTGGCCGTGGGGGGTGGAAAGCCCGGGGAGCAGGGTTTCCTCTCCCCCCTCCCCCGTGTCCAGCCAGAGGACCACCGTGGCCAGGCTGAAGCCCAAAGGACCCTCGAGGGGGTTCGGGTAGCGGCTCAGCCGTACCCTTAGGACCAGCCTCCCCTCCCGTTCTTCCCCCGCCAGGGCCAGGAGGTCAGCATAGCCCTCCCCCGCCTCCTGGAAAAGGGCGGCCCGGGGATAGAGGTAGGCCAGGCCTTGGTCGTCGCCCAGGGGGTCCTGGAAGAGGAACAGCACGCCCAACTTTATACCAGGGAAACCAGGGCCTTCACCACCTTTTGCGGATCGTGCTGGGCCAAGGGACCCTCCTCCCGGAAGTCCCCGGCCATCACCCGCACCCCGTCCACGGCGAAGGGCCTCGGGTCAAAGGCCACGGGGAAACGCCCTTCCTCGGCATAGCGCCTCAGGACCTCCTCGGGAATGGGGGCGGTGTGCACCAGCACCGCCTCGGGCCTCCTGCCCAGATGGTAGGCGATGGCCTTGTAATGGTCGTAAGCGGTGTAGCCATCGGTTTCCCCGGGCTCGGTCATGAGGTTCACCACATAGACCAGGGGCGCCTTGGCCTTGGCCAGGGCCTCCAGGAGGGGCTTGGGCAGAAAGCTGGGGATGACGCTGGTGTAGAGGCTTCCCGGACCCAGGACCAGGAGGTCCGCCGAGCGGATGGCCCTAAGGGCCTCCTCCATGACCCGCTTGGGTTCGGGTTCCAGGAAGACTTCCCGGATCCGTCCCACCCTCTCCCGGATGGCCACCTCCCCCACCACCTCCGTGCCGTCCCGGAAGCGGGCCTTAAGCCGCACCGCCTCGGGGGTGGCGGGAAAGACCTGGCCCCTCAGCTGCAGGATGGCGTTGGCCTCGAGGATGGCCTCGGCGAAATCCTTGGCCTCCTGGTTCAGGGTTAGCAGGAAGAGGTTGCCGAAGGTGTGGCCCTTAAACTCCCCTTCTTGGAAGCGGTGGTGCAGGAGCTTGGGAAGGGCGGGGTGGTCGGAAAGGGCCGCCAAGCAGTCCACCAGATCCCCCACCGCCGGCAGGCCAAAAGCCAGCCGGAGGCGGCCCGTGGAGCCCCCGTCGTCGGTCACCGCCACGATGGCGGTGGTGTTGGCCGTGTGCTCCTTTAGACCCCTAAGCACCCGGGAAAGCCCGGTCCCGCCGCCAAAGGCCACCACCTTGGGGCCTTGCTCCAGCCTCCTGCGCACGTAGACCCTTTCCGGCACCGCCTCGGGCTCGGTGAGGGCGGAGAGCATGCTGCGGTTCATGCTCCTTATCCCTCCCACCAGGAGGGCCAGGCCCAGGAGGACGAGGCCCAGGGCCCAGGGCTTTGGGGGTGGGGAAGGGAGGAAGCGGGCTAGGCCGTAGGCCATGAGGAGAATTCCCAGGCCCGCCAAGGCGGCGTAGCGCTTGACCCGCATCCCCGGATAAAGCCAGCGAAGCGGGGGAAAGCGCCGGGCAAGTCCTTGGGCTACCCGGTACACCACCTCGTCACCCTTCCTTGTCCACATCCCGGTGGCTCACCTCCGCCCGGAAGCGGCTTGAGAGCTCCTCGGCGAGCCGCTCGGCCACGGCCACGCTCCGGTGCCTCCCCCCCGTGCACCCCACGGCCACGGTGTAAAAGGCCCTTCCCTCCGCCTTGGCCCCTTCCGCCGCCAGCCCCACCACCGCCAGAAGGGCCCGGTAGTAGGGCTCGTGCTCTTCCCGGAACACATAGGCCTGCACCTCGGGGTCCAGCCCCGTCTTGGGCTTGAGGCCGGGGTCGTAGTGGGGGTTGGGCAAGGGGCGCACGTCCAGGACCAGGTCGGCCTCCTGGGGTGGGCCCCACTTGAAGCCAAAGGAGATGAGGCGCAGGAGAAAGCCCGCCTCCTCCCCCAAAAAGCGCACCAGGGCGTCCTTTAGGGCCCTTGGGGAAAGCTCCGAGGTGTCCAGGACCAGGTGGGCCCTGGCCCTTAGAGGTCCCAGGATCCGGCGCTCCTCCCCGATCTCCCGCATGAGGTTCCCTGCCCCTAGGGGGTGGACCCTACGGGTCAGGTTGTAGCGGCGTAAGAGGACCTCGGGGCGGGCCTCGAGGTAGACCACGGTGGGCTTGAGCTGGTCCAGGGCCCTTTCCAGATCCCCAAAGAAGGCTAAGGCCCGGGCGTCCAGCACCACCCCGGCCCGCTCCACCCCCCTTTGGGCCAGCTCCTGCAAGAGGGCTTCCCATAGGCCCGGAGGGAGGTTGTCCACCATGAAGTAGCCCAGGTCCTCCAGGTACCCCTTGGCCGTGGTCTTGCCCGCCCCGGAAAGCCCTGAAAGCACCAGAAACCGCATCCCCTTGACTATACCCGTCCTCTGAGCCAGAGGTTGAAAAGGGAAAGGAGGAAAAGCCCGGGAAGCCCCACCACCCCGATGAGGAGGTCGTGGGTGCGCTCCACCACGAGAAGGGGAAAGCCTCCGATGGCGTTCAGGGTTCCGTGAAGGAGGGCTGGGGCCACCACGGAACCGCCTCTTTCCCGCACCCAGAGGAGGGAGGGGGTCAGGGCCAGGGTGAAGAGGATCATCATGGGTACGCCCAGGTAGGGCTCCCTGGGGTAGTTGTGGCCGGCCAGGACGAGGGGAGCGTGCCATAATCCCCACCAGAAGCCAATCTCCAGGCTGGCGGGCCAGAGGCCCCGCTCCTTAAGCCCCTCCCAGAGGTATCCTCGCCACAGGAGCTCCTCCCCCAAGGCGGCCAAGAGGTTCGCCGTGGCCCCCGCCACCAGGGCGGCGAGGATCAGGACCAGGGGGAAAAGCGTCCAGAGGGTTTCCGGGATCGCCTGGGCTGCATCCTGGGGTAGGGTTTGCCGGAGGGCTTCCCATCCTTTCCAGGCGCCGAAGGGAAGGCTTAGGGGAATGGAAAGCAGGGTGAGGGCCACGGGAAAGAGCCAGGCGAAAAGCCAGTAGCGGTTGGGCCTCAAGGCAAGGGGGAGGCGCATTCCCTCCTTGCGGGCGAAGTACAGGGCCACCAGGCCGGGAATCCACATGTAAAGGAAGCCAAAGGCCACGTAGGCAGGGCTCTCCACCCGCCCGCCCAACAGGTAAAAGACCAGGAAGGCCACCCAGGAAAGCCCCAGGGCCCAGTAAAGGGCTCTCATGTCCCCTCCTTCCACCTCAACAAAGGCAGGGGGTCTTCCGGGTTGAGAAGAAGGCCTGCCCCGTTTTTAAGTACCAGGAGCACTCCCTCCCCCCGCCTGGCTCCCACGAAGGCCTCCACGGGTAGCCCCTCCAGGCGGAGCCTCCTGCGGTGGAAGCCAGGCATGGAGACCTCCCCCCGAAGGCTCCACCAGGGAAGGGCGAAGGAAAGGAGTCTTACCTCCACCACCTCGGAACGGTGAACCGTGCGTGGGCCCAAGGGCTGGTGGACGGTGAGCACCGGGCTGTTAAGCTCATAGAAAAGCCTTTGGGGGAATCCCGAGAGCCAGTAGAGGAGGCCCCCCGTTAGGAAGAGGTCTACTAGGAGGAAACCAAGGAGGAGGGGGAGGTTTTCTGGATCCTCCCGGGCAGCCATGAGGATGACCCCACCCAGGGCCGAAAGGAGGAGTAGGAAGAGGGCTAGGAAAAACCTTCTAGGGTTCCCTTCCCTCCTCGGATAAAGCCTCATCCTTCCACCTCCCCGCCTTCTTGGCGGCTTCTTTGAGAAGGTATTCTATCTGGGCGTTCACGCTTCGTAGCTCGTCCTGGGCCCATTTCTCCAGCACCCGGTAGAGCCTTGGGTCAAGCCTCAAGAGGAAGCGTTTCTTCTCCTTTTCTCTCACCCCATCCCCTTCAGGTGTACAGGGTACCCACGTTCATCACCGGCTGGGCCTGGGCCTCGGCCACCAGGGCCACCATGAGGTTATTCACCATGGCTGCCCGGCGCTCCTCGTCCAGGGCGATACCCTGGGCCTCGAGGCCCGAAAGGGCCTCCTTCACCATGTTGGTGGCCGCCTCTACGATGAGCTTCCTGGCTGCCACCACCGCCAGGGCCTGCTGGCGGCGGAGCATGGCCTGGGCTACCTCCGGGGCGTAGGCCAGGTGGGTGAGGCGGGCCTCCAGGACCTCCACCCCTGCCACCCTCAGGCGCTCCTGCACCTCCGCCTTAAGCTCTTCGGCGATTTCCTCGGGGTTTCCTCTTAAAGACTTGCCCTCGGCATCATAGGGGTAGCGGCTCGCCAGGGCCCGGATGGCCGCCTCCGACTGTATGGCCACGAAGCTCTGGTAGTTCTCCACCTGGAAGAGGGCTTTGGCCGTATCCACCACCCGCCACACCACCACGGCGGCGATCTCAATGGGGTTGCCGTGGGCATCGTTCACCTTGAGCCGGTCCGAAGTGAAGTTGTGAACCCTTAGGGTGATCCGCTTCCTTTGGGCTAGGGGGTTGGCGAAGTGAAAGCCCTCATCCCGGATGCTACCCACATAGCGTCCCAGAAAGACTAGGGCCACCGCCTCGTTGGGCTGCACGGTGAAAAGCCCTCCTACCAAGAGCCCCGAGGCGAGAAGGGCAAAGACGACGTGCCAGAGATAGAAAAGCTCCCTCTCGCTCAACAGCCGAACCCCTCCCCAGCCCAACCAAAGAAGGGCCAAGAGGAGGGCCAAAAGGGCCAGAAAGCCGCTTTGCCGCCACGCTGTGGTTTCCTTTACCTCGCGCATACCGCCTCCTTCTAGTTCCTAAAGACCACCTCTTCCCGGGCGAAGACCCGCACGGCATAGAAGAGGGCAAGGCCTGCGTAGACCAAGGTGGAGCCCCAGGTAAGGCCTGCCTGCAGGGGGTTTGCCATTCCCTTCAGGAGGGCGTCCATGAGGAGGGCCACGTTGAAAAGGGGGACCAAGTGGTGCCAGGGTTCCAGTTCAAAAAAGCCCCGGAATTGGAGAAAGAGCAGGGGAAAGAGGGCTAAAAGCTGGAGGGGAGCCATGTAGCTTTGGGCCTCCTTGAAGCTTCGGGCGTAGAGCCCTAGCCCCACCATCACCGCTCCCATGAGCAGGGCCAAAAGGAAGGCGGAGAGGAAAAGGGCCAGGAAGCTGGCGCCATCCAAGGCCACCCGCCCCCCTAGCTCCAGGGTATGTCCGGTTTCGGTGGGCAGGCCTGAGCCCAGGGCGCTTGCGATAGCCCCGCCGAGGGTCAGCCCCAAAAGCCCGGACGTTCCGGACAGGAGAGCCAGGGCCACCGCGGCCAGGGTCTTGCCCAGGGCCAGGTGCCAAAGGGGCACCGGAGCCATGAGGAGGGCCTCGAGGGTCCCCTTCTCCTTTTCCCCCGCGGTGGCGTCCACCGCCACCACCTGTCCACCCGTGAGAACGAAAACCACCAGGAAGAAGGGGAGGAGAAAACCCAAAAGGCCCCCAGCCCTTTCCCGTTCCGGGGAGGCATCCACCACCTCTACCTGGAAGGGGTTGAGAACCTGGTAGGGGATGCCCCTCCTGGCCAAGGCCTCAGCCACCTTGGCTTCCCTGAGCGTTTGCAGGGCCCCTTGTACCTTCCCCACCGCCACTTGCCCCTCCGTGAGCCACCCAGCAAGGCGGCCGTAGACCCGGTACACCCCCTTCTCGTAGCGGACGCCCACGGGATACTTCCCCTCCCGCACGGCTCCCTCGGGATCGGGGTGGGCTTTAGGGGATAGCCCGGCCCGCTCCAGGGCGCGGAGGGCGTCTTGGGGTAGGTTCAGGACCGCCACCTCCTGCTCCTTCTCCTGAGCGCCCTGGATTAACCTTTGGAGGACCAGGGTGGGCCCGAACATGAAAAGGGGCATGAGCAGGACAGGCAGGACGAGGGTGGAGAAGACCAGCTTGCGGTCGCGGAAAACCTGCACGAGCTCCTTCCAAAAGATGCGGTGGATAGGCTTCATGCGGCCCCCCTTACCCTGCGCACGAACGCCTGTTCCAGGCTTCCTTCTCCCAAGGCCAGGGCTTCTTCCTTGCTTCCCTCATAGACCAGCCTGCCCTGGTGCAAAAAGCCTACCCGGTCCGCCACCTCCTCCGCCTCCGCCATCACGTGGGTGGAGTAGACGATGGTGTTGCCCAGCTGGCGGTAGGCCTTAACGAAGTCCAGAAGCGCCCTACGGGCAAAGACGTCCAGCCCGGCCGTGGCCTCGTCCAAGAGGAGGACGGGGGGACGGTGGAGGATGGCCCGGGCGATGACCACCTTTTGCCGCATGCCGGTGGACATCTCCATGACCTTTCGCTCCAGGGTTTCCTCCATTTCCAAAAGACCCACCGCCCAATCCAACGCCTCCTGAAAGGCCCGGCCCTCGAGGCCGTAAAACCCGGCAAAGAACCGCAGTACCTCCCGCCCGGTAAGGCGGTCGTACACCCGCATCCCCCCGTTGACCAGGCCCAGGCGCCGGCGCACCTCGAGGGGTTCTTGGACCACATCAAACCCCGCCACCCTGGCCCTGCCCTTGGTGGGGCGGATGAGGGTGGAGAGAATCCGCAAGGTGGTGGTCTTCCCAGCCCCGTTAGGGCCTAGGAGGGCATAGACCTCCCCAGGAGCCACCTGGAAGGAAAGCTCCTTGACCGCTTGGTGCTGGCCGTAAACCTTGCTGAGGAGGGTGACCTCAATCATATATCTAAGTGATATCACACCGCCTGACCCAGGTCAAGGGCTAGGATGCAGGACTCCGCAGCCCGGGAGCCCTTCATGACACCCTCCTGACCGTTGGGCCTTAGGCTCAGGCCATGAAGATCCTGGTAACCAACGACGACGGCATCTTTAGCCCTGGGCTTTGGGCTCTGGCGGAGTCGGCAAGCCGGTTTGGGGAGGTCTATGTGGTGGCCCCCGACGTGGAGCAGAGCGGGGTGGGCCACGCCATCACCATCGCCCACCCCGTGCGGGCCTTTCCCCACCCGGCCCCCCTGCCGGGGCCCCACTTCCCCGCCTACCGGGTGCGGGGCACCCCGGCGGACTGCGTGGCCCTGGGCCTCCATCTTTTCGGCCCCGTGGACCTGGTCCTTTCGGGGATCAACCTGGGGAGCAACCTGGGCCACGAGATCTGGCACTCGGGGACCGTGGCCGCTGCCAAGCAGGGAAGGCTTTTTGGCCTCTCCGCCGCCGCCTTCAGCACCCCCATGAACGGGCAAGGCCCGGACTTTTCCGCCCTGAGGCCCTGGGTGGAGCGGGTTCTCGAGGTCCTGCTGAGGCTGGAGCGGCCTTTTTTGGTGAACGTGAACCTGCCCCATAGGCCCAAGGGCTTCCTGTGGACCCGGCAGTCGGTGCGGGCCTACGAGGGGGTAGTGGTGGAGGGAGAAGACCCCATGGGCCGCCCCCTCTATTGGTTTGCCGCCAGGCCCTTGAAGGAGGCGGAGGAGGGCACGGACCGCTGGGCGGTGGAGCAGGGGTTCATCGCGGCTACCCCTTTAAGGCTGGACCTCACCGATGAGGCCCGGCTGCAACCGGCCCTTGCCCATGATTAGCGTCCTCATCCCCACCCGGTACCGGCCAGGCCATCTGCGCCAGGCCTTGGCCTCCCTTCTGCGGCAGACCTTTCCCCGGTTTGAGGCGGTGGTGGTGGACGATGGGGATGGGGAGGGAATGGGGGTGGTGGCCTCCTTGGCCGACCCACGGCTACGGGCTTTCCCCAACCCTGGGCGGGGCCAGGTGGAGGCCCGGCAGCACGCCCTGGCCCAGGCCCGGGGGGAGGCAGTTCTTTTCCTGGACGACGACGATCTTCTCCTGGACCCCGCCTACCTCTACCGGGTTTGGCGCGTCCTCTCCCAGGAGGAGGCCCTGGTGTACGGGGAGGGGGTCTTGGACCTGGGCTTTTGGGAGATCCCCTTCCGCCCGGGGGAGCCCGGGGACTGGATCCTGAGGGACAACCGCATCCTGGCCTCGGGTACGGCGTTGCCCCTTAGGCTCCTCAGGAAGCTTGGGGGTCTTGACCCCAGCCTGGGGGATTACTGGGACTGGGACCTTTGGCTTCGAGCCTACCGGGCGGGGTTCCCCTTCCGCTACCTGAAGGGGAGGGGGATAGGGATAAGGGTCCACGGGGACAACCAGAGCCACGGGAACCGCCTCGAGGAGCGCCGCCTTTTCCTGGAGCACCTTTGCCGCAAGCATGGACTACCGCCTTTGCAGCTTAAGGATCACCTGGTTCTGGCCCTCGAGGCCCAGGCCGCGAAGGAAAGCCTGGCGCCGGCCTTATGCCCTCCGGGCATAGCCCCTCTTTAGAAGGCAGGTTAGGGCCTAAGGCCCTCCCCATAGGCTACCGAAGGCAGGGAGAAGGCCCAGGTGGGCCGGTTATCCCTTCCCTCGGATGGGGGCCATAGGGAAGGCGGCTAACCTTTTCGCCCTTTCTTCGAGGGGTTCCCTTTGCAAAGCAGCCGTCAGGGCCTCGGCCAGGGCCGCTGCCTCCTCGTCGGGCACTTCCAGGAGGTACTCCCGCAAAAGCCCCAGGAGCACCATCCCGTCCTGGAAGGAGCCCAGCTCCTCCTGGAGCTTCTTTTCCTCCCGGGTGGATAGCCCTAGGAACTCCTTGGCGTAGCGGAGGCGCCTAAGGGCCCGCCGGTAAGCGTGGAGGGCCTCAGGGCTAGGGTTTTCCCGCAGGTCCCTAAACCGCTTCTGGAGGCGCTTGGCCAGGCGGGATAACCCCCTGGTGGCGGTCCTTTCCCCCAAGGGGGGGAGTGCGGCCAGGGCCCGAAGCAAGGCCTCGGTCCAAGGGGAGGCCAGGAGGTCCGGCAGGCGGGCGCGGGCTTTCTTTAGCTCCCTTTCCAGGAAGTCCCGGAAGCCCTCGGGTAAGGTTTCCTTGGCCAGGGCCACCTCCAGGTCCCGCACCCGACCCGTGCCCCTTAGGAGGCGCTTTAGGTCGTCCTGGAGTACCCTAAAGCCCAGCAGGTCCAGGTATGCCCTGAGCCTCCGGGCGGCCACCCGCACCTGGTGCACCCCCTCGGGGTCCTCCCCGGAAAGGGCCAGGGGGATGTGGGTCCTAAGGTGTTCCGTCCAGGCTCGGGCGTCCCTCACAGGCGGAAGACCTTGGGCGGCAAGAGGGCCTTGAGGGCCATCCCTCCGGGCACGGGGCGGCCCTCCAGCCAGGCCACCCCTCCCTTCTTCAGGACAAAGCGGGTTCCCAGGGTCGCTTGGGCCGAGGCTCCGGCGAAGTCTCCGAAAAGAAGCCAGGCCAAAAGGGCGGAGAGGTAGGGCTCGTGTCCCACCAGGGCTACCCGCCCCTCCTGGGGTAGTTCCTCCAGAAGGGCCACGGAGGGCGGGGCGGCCAGGTGGGGGGTTATCCGCACCTCCCCTTCCAGAAGGTCGGTGAGGAGCTCGGCGGTTTCCAAGGCCCGCCTCTTGGGGCTGGTGAGGATCAGGTCCAGCTCCACCCCCAGCCCCCAAAGGCCCCGCACCACCTTGCGGAACCGCCGCACCCCCTTGGGGGTCAGGGGGCGAAGGTCGTCGGCGGTTTCCTCATCTGGGTGCGGGGTTCCTTCAGGGGAAGCTTCCACCGCCTCGGCCGGTAGGGCGCGGGCATGGCGTACCAGGAAGAGTTCCATGGGAACATTATGCCCCTCCTCCTGGCGGGGGGCCAAGGCTCAGGGTTTTAGAGGGGCCCCATTTTGTCGGGACGGATGCGGGGCACGGCTTAGGTCCTGCCATAATGGGGTTGCATGAAGGCCATGACCTTCTGGGTCAAGCCGCAAAGCTCCATCGAGGCCTTGCCTGAGGCCAGGGAGCTGGTGCAGGACCTCCTGGAGCTCTTTTACGAGTACTTCCCTGAGTATGAAGGTTGCCTGGGGTTTTCCCAGTCCCCGAGAAGGCCCCGCTACCTCTTTCTCTACATGGAAGGTCCTTGTGGGGGGCTTCTGCCCCTAGCGGCCCTTTTCCTTAAAGACCTTTTGGAAACCGCCTTTCCCGGGGCCGAGGTGAGGGTATACGGGAAGCCTTGGCCCTAGCGCCTCTTCTTCACCAGCCACCCCTCCTCCCGCACTCCCTCCCGGGCGTTTACCACCCGGGCCAGGACGAAGAGGAGGTCGGAAAGGCGGTTGAGGTAGCGGATGGCCTCCGGGTTCACCGGTTCCTCCCGGCTTAGGGCCACCACCTTGCGCTCGGCCCGGCGCACCACGGTGCGGGCCAGGTGCAAAGCCGCCGCTGCCGGGTGCCCCCCGGGGAGGATGAAGCCCTGGAAAGGAGGGCTTTCCTCCATGTAGCGGTCGATGGCCCCTTCCAGCGCCTCCACATCCTGGGCGTCCATGCGGGCGATGTTCTTCTCGTAGGGGCTGCCCATGCGGGTGGCTAGGTCGGCCCCCAGGTCAAAGAGGGCGTTTTGGATACGCTCCAGGAGGTCGTGTAGGTCCAGGTGTTCCGGAGGAAGCAGGCTTCGGGCCAGGCCCAAGGCGGAGTTGGCCTCGTCCACGGTGCCGTAGGCCTCCACCCGGGGATGGGCCTTTACCACCCGCTCGGCCCCGTAAAGGCCGGTTTCCCCGGCATCCCCCGTCTTGGTGTAGATCTTCATGCCCCCATTGTAGGGCCTGTCGGAAAAAACTCTCCCCGGGTTTCCCCGGGGATTTTGGCGGGCCCGAGAGGATTCGAACCCCTGACCTGCTGATCCGTAGTCAGCCGCTCTATCCAACTGAGCTACGGGCCCAAGCCGACCCTCAAGGTAGCATGGGAAAGCCCTCCTTGTCAATAATGGGGTTGGTGCGGGATAAGCGTCTGGAAGCCCAACTTCTCCTTCTTCGTTCGGGAGCCCAGGACCCTCGAGGACCTCCACACCGCCCTCCATGCCCTACGCCCTGGCCTTCGCAAGGCCACCCTCTTCGCCCTTTTGGTGCGGCTTAGGCGGGAGGGGAGGGTGGCCTTTTGCCAGGGGCGTTTCTCAGCGAGGGAGGGAAAGGACGCGAACATTTAACCCATCGGTAAGCTGGATCTCCCACTGCCCCCCTGGAGGGAGGTCCCTAAGGGCAAACCGCACCTCCCCTGCCCGGTGCCAAAGGCCCAAGGCGGTGCGGGTGCCGTCCTTGGCTATGTGGACGAGGGAGAAATAGGGGTAGCCCTGGACCCTGGCCACCAGGAACTCCCCTTCTTCCCTCAGCTCCACCTGGGGTTCGGCCAGGGGAAGCAGGGGACCCACCGCTTCTTTGAGGAGCTGGGATCCCAGGTAAAGCCCCACCCGCCCGTAAGGCCCCAGGGGCAACCGGGCCTGGAAGTGGAGGATGCCCTCAGAGTCCCTCAGGACGAACACCGGGGCCTCCAGGGTTTCCCCGGTGGGCTTTGTCCCCCGCAGGCGGTAAGGGGAGGCTTCCCCCTCCGGGGAGGTTGCTATCCGAAGGGGTGGGTTGAACAGCACCTCCCCTTGGGCCATGCGCCCGGAGAAGAGGAGGCCCTCCTCCGGAAGGGACTGGGGTTTTGGCGGAGAGGCTTCCAGGAAACCTTGAGCCCCTCCGTAGGTGTAGTCGGAAATCCATTGGGGGCCGCAGTAGCTCATGAGGTCATAGAGTTGGCCCGGGTCCTTTAGGGAACCGTCGGCTAGGTCGTAGCCCCAGGTGCCAATCTTGCCGTCCGTATAGGGATAGTTGGGGTCGCCGGACACCCCACAAGGGGCGTGTTCCCGGCCAAAGTTATGCCCCAGCTCGTGGGCCATTACCCTAGGAGCACTCTGGGGGTAGTCCCAGCCCACGGCCACGGGATGCCTCAGGTAGCCGATCCCGGCGATGCCCGAGGTGTAGGAAACCTTGACGAAGCCATAGTAGTAGCGCCCGCTTCCATCAGCCTGGCGCAGGATGCGCAGTTCGTCTAGGAGCTGGGACCAGGCATTTGCATCACTAGGACTCAGGGTTCCGGAGAAGGTATAGGGCGCGCGGGTGGTGGAGGAGACCTCCTTGAGGGGCCAGATGCGCCAAAGGGTCTGGCCGAAGCTGGGCACCTGGGCTTGTTGCCCTTGATGGATTACGGGCACCGCGGTCAGGTAAAGCACCGTGCCCGCACCCACGTTGGGGGTAAGGGTTAAGAGGTTGTCGCCCTCGTCGCTCTCAGTCACCTGGTCTTGGGGATCGGCCCGGAGTTCCACTCGTAGGCTCGAGGCCACCCAGCTTTCCGGTAGGGTGGCGGTGCAGGTGGTGGCGAGGCTTCCGGGGTCGGTGGCGGTGGGGATGGGGTTCGGGCAGGTAAAGGCCAGGTTGCCTTGGAAGGTGCTCCCCAGGTACACCGCTCCCGCCAGGGGGTTGCTTAAGGACATGGGGGAAGGGCTTGCCAGGAGGTGGACCCGAAGCAAGGCGGGCTTACCCGATACCAGGCGCAGGTTCTCCTTGAGCACGGTCTGCCCCCACTCGGCCTTAGCGATGCGCAGATTGACTTGGGAGGCTGCCGTGACCGTCAGGCTCAGGTTCGCCGTCTTGCTGAGGTTCCCCGCGGTGGCCTTCACCCTGAGGGGGTAGGTCCCCGTGGCCA from Thermus neutrinimicus includes:
- a CDS encoding SixA phosphatase family protein; amino-acid sequence: MELFLVRHARALPAEAVEASPEGTPHPDEETADDLRPLTPKGVRRFRKVVRGLWGLGVELDLILTSPKRRALETAELLTDLLEGEVRITPHLAAPPSVALLEELPQEGRVALVGHEPYLSALLAWLLFGDFAGASAQATLGTRFVLKKGGVAWLEGRPVPGGMALKALLPPKVFRL
- a CDS encoding cob(I)yrinic acid a,c-diamide adenosyltransferase, whose product is MKIYTKTGDAGETGLYGAERVVKAHPRVEAYGTVDEANSALGLARSLLPPEHLDLHDLLERIQNALFDLGADLATRMGSPYEKNIARMDAQDVEALEGAIDRYMEESPPFQGFILPGGHPAAAALHLARTVVRRAERKVVALSREEPVNPEAIRYLNRLSDLLFVLARVVNAREGVREEGWLVKKRR
- a CDS encoding glycosyltransferase family 2 protein is translated as MISVLIPTRYRPGHLRQALASLLRQTFPRFEAVVVDDGDGEGMGVVASLADPRLRAFPNPGRGQVEARQHALAQARGEAVLFLDDDDLLLDPAYLYRVWRVLSQEEALVYGEGVLDLGFWEIPFRPGEPGDWILRDNRILASGTALPLRLLRKLGGLDPSLGDYWDWDLWLRAYRAGFPFRYLKGRGIGIRVHGDNQSHGNRLEERRLFLEHLCRKHGLPPLQLKDHLVLALEAQAAKESLAPALCPPGIAPL
- the surE gene encoding 5'/3'-nucleotidase SurE, with amino-acid sequence MKILVTNDDGIFSPGLWALAESASRFGEVYVVAPDVEQSGVGHAITIAHPVRAFPHPAPLPGPHFPAYRVRGTPADCVALGLHLFGPVDLVLSGINLGSNLGHEIWHSGTVAAAKQGRLFGLSAAAFSTPMNGQGPDFSALRPWVERVLEVLLRLERPFLVNVNLPHRPKGFLWTRQSVRAYEGVVVEGEDPMGRPLYWFAARPLKEAEEGTDRWAVEQGFIAATPLRLDLTDEARLQPALAHD
- a CDS encoding M66 family metalloprotease produces the protein MGPRVSLALVWVLLLGACNSLFPNRPTGDLQLELKPSSLSVAQGQSQTTTLTLTPKNGFTGTVALTLENQNGNAPSGITLSPTSLSVTGTSPVTQALTVAVAQSVQPGTYALRVKATSGSLTKTANLSLTVQAPPPPAPDFTISLNPTSLTVQQGGSGTTTLTLTPQNGFTGQVNLTLEGQDGSPAPSGITLSPNGLSVTGNGPVTQALTLSVDSSVATGTYPLRVKATAGNLSKTANLSLTVTAASQVNLRIAKAEWGQTVLKENLRLVSGKPALLRVHLLASPSPMSLSNPLAGAVYLGSTFQGNLAFTCPNPIPTATDPGSLATTCTATLPESWVASSLRVELRADPQDQVTESDEGDNLLTLTPNVGAGTVLYLTAVPVIHQGQQAQVPSFGQTLWRIWPLKEVSSTTRAPYTFSGTLSPSDANAWSQLLDELRILRQADGSGRYYYGFVKVSYTSGIAGIGYLRHPVAVGWDYPQSAPRVMAHELGHNFGREHAPCGVSGDPNYPYTDGKIGTWGYDLADGSLKDPGQLYDLMSYCGPQWISDYTYGGAQGFLEASPPKPQSLPEEGLLFSGRMAQGEVLFNPPLRIATSPEGEASPYRLRGTKPTGETLEAPVFVLRDSEGILHFQARLPLGPYGRVGLYLGSQLLKEAVGPLLPLAEPQVELREEGEFLVARVQGYPYFSLVHIAKDGTRTALGLWHRAGEVRFALRDLPPGGQWEIQLTDGLNVRVLSLPR
- a CDS encoding CHAD domain-containing protein gives rise to the protein MRDARAWTEHLRTHIPLALSGEDPEGVHQVRVAARRLRAYLDLLGFRVLQDDLKRLLRGTGRVRDLEVALAKETLPEGFRDFLERELKKARARLPDLLASPWTEALLRALAALPPLGERTATRGLSRLAKRLQKRFRDLRENPSPEALHAYRRALRRLRYAKEFLGLSTREEKKLQEELGSFQDGMVLLGLLREYLLEVPDEEAAALAEALTAALQREPLEERAKRLAAFPMAPIRGKG